In one window of Pseudodesulfovibrio sediminis DNA:
- a CDS encoding cysteine hydrolase family protein: MSGQTVLVVIDVQNIMFETPGYTPFEGERVLGNIQTLIARAREHGVPVHYIQHTTEGMGTEFEKDSHNWLIRPEIAPKDGDRVSMKTSYDAFWKTDFDANLKEMGADRLIFCGLQTECCVDTTVRSALAHGYDSVLVGDAHTSYDNGVITGEQIVAHHNQTLNRRFCQVIPTQDVCFD, from the coding sequence ATGTCAGGTCAAACCGTGCTTGTAGTGATTGATGTGCAGAATATCATGTTCGAGACACCGGGGTATACCCCGTTTGAAGGGGAGCGGGTGCTCGGAAATATCCAGACTCTCATAGCCCGGGCTCGTGAGCACGGGGTGCCGGTCCATTACATTCAACACACGACCGAGGGTATGGGAACGGAGTTCGAAAAGGATTCCCACAATTGGTTGATCAGGCCGGAGATCGCGCCCAAAGATGGTGATCGGGTCTCGATGAAAACCTCCTATGACGCTTTCTGGAAGACGGACTTCGACGCTAATCTGAAGGAAATGGGTGCCGACAGGCTCATCTTCTGTGGGCTGCAGACCGAGTGTTGCGTGGATACGACTGTGCGCAGCGCGCTTGCCCACGGCTATGATTCCGTGCTGGTCGGCGATGCGCATACGTCCTATGACAACGGTGTCATTACCGGCGAACAGATAGTGGCCCATCACAATCAGACCTTGAACAGACGTTTCTGTCAGGTGATTCCCACGCAGGATGTGTGCTTCGACTGA